In Acidimicrobiia bacterium, the sequence GCCGACCGACGGCACCTGCCCCGGCGGTTGATCCGCGCGCTCGGGATGCGGCGCGACCCGCGCCGGAAGCTCGCCGCGCTGGCCACGCACCTCGGTGACCGGTGGCGGACCTGGATCGCGCGCCACGAAGGCCGCGTCATCGCCGCGACGATCGAGGTGGCGAACGGGGAGCACGCGATGTACTTCCGTGGTGCGAGCGACCGCGACGCGGTTCGGCGGACGCGCGCGAACGAGCTGCTGCAGTGCCGGATGATCGAGCACGCGTGTGCGATCGGGTGCCGCTGGTACGACATGGGCGAGTCCAGTGGCGTCGAGTCGCTCGAGCACTTCAAGCGCCGGTTCGGCGCGGTCGAGCACCGCAAGCTCGAGCTCGCCATCGAGTCGCGCGCCGCGGCGCGCGCGGGGGATGTGCGAGACGCGCTGCACCGGTTCACGGATCCCGTCCGGCGCCGGTTCGGGTAGAGCTCGCGCGTGCGGTTCGTCACCACGCCCGTCCCACGCGACGTCTGGGCGCGCGTCGCGTCCGCCGATCCGCAGGCGATGCCGAGCCAGACGCCCGAGTGGCTCGGCACGCTGCCCGCCCATCTCGTGGACGCGAGCCGGCTCTACGAGACGGGTACAGGCCGGCTCGCGGTGCTCCCGCTCGTGCGCGACCGGCGCTTCCCCCGGTTCGCGGGCGTCGAGGGCTCGTACCCGGCGACGTACGGGTTCGGCGGCGTCGTCGCCGAGGGTGGGACCACCGCGGACGTCGTCGCGGCGATCGTCGCCGACCTCGCGGCCACCACCGGTGGTCTCCTCGCCCTCGCCATCTGGCCCAATCCGCTGCAGGGCGAGCACTGGGAGCGTGCCTGCCCGCCGGGCTGGGCCCGTACCCGCCGGCGCGCGCACGTCGTCGACCTGCGCGACGGTGTCGACGCGCTGTGGGCCCGCATGCCCGGGAACGGCCGGCGCGGTGTGCGGCGCGCCGAGCGCGCCGAGGTCCACATCGAGACCGACTGCTCGGGTGCGCTGCTGCCCGCGTTCTTCGAGCTGCTCGACGAGTCGCGCGAGCGCTGGGCGCGCGGTGGTCACGAGCCCGCGTGGATGGCACGTTGGCGCGCGCGTCGTGACTCGGTGGGCGCGTGGCAGCGGACGGTGGACGCGCTCTCGGGGCGGTGCCGCGTCTCGCTCGCGTCGTGGCAGGGCGAGCCGGTCGCGGGGACGATCGTCCTCACCGGGCCGAACGCGCACTACACGCACGGCGCGATGCACAAGGAGACGGCCGCACGCTGCTACGCGAACTACGCGTTGCACTGGCACGAGATCCGCGCCGCGGCAGCGAGCGGGGCGTCGGCGTACCACATGGGCGAGTCCGGCGCGTCGAGCTCGCTGGCGCGCTTCAAGGAGCAGTTCGGCGCGACCCCGCACGACTATGCCGACTACCGGTACGAGCGCCTGCCGATCAGCCGTGTCGATCGCGCGCTGCGGACGGCGGTGAAGCGGGCAATCCGGTTCCAGGAGCCGGGGCCCGCATGAGCGCGGCGATGTCCGCGCGCGCCGCTCGGGAGAGCGGGATCCCCTGGTGGAGCCGCACCTGCGCGGGCGCGGGCAGGCACGGCACCGGACGGCCCGCGAGCACGCCGGTGACGGGCGCAAGCGCGTCATCGGCGCTCGCGACGGCGAGGAGGTCGACACTGCGGCCGGTGAGGTCGGCGAACAGCACGTGAGCGGGCATCGGCCCGCTGGCCGGGCGCTCGGTCACGCGGCGCAGCCCGCCCGCGACGAGCGCGCGCGTCGCGGCGGCGACCGTCGCCGGCGCGTCGTCCACCATGAGGTCGAGGTCGGTGTGCGGGCGCGTCTGGCGACCGAGCAGCGCGTCCACACCCCAGCCGCCCGCGAGCCACGCGTGCACGCCGGCCGCCGCGAGCGCGTCGAGCATCGCCAGCACGTCCTCGACCGTCATCGTGTACAGCGTGTCCGTGACGCGCGCGACCACGCGCACGTCGCACACGCGCCCGAACCGCGACCCCGCGACGCGAAGATGCGCGCGTCGCAGCACGGCGCGCATCGGTGTCTGCCGGCTCGTCGTCACGAACGCGGTCCCGGGACGAGCTGGTACACGAGTGCGTCACCGTCGCGGGCCACCAGCTTGAAGCGCGGCGAGAACGCGAGCGCGTCGTCCAGCTGTCGGACCCACCCGTCGGGGACGATCCCGTAGTACGCGAGGAATCGAGTCTGGCTCGGGCTCGACACGAGGTACCGCGCGGTGCCGCGTTGCGAGGACAACATGTCGACGATGCGCGCGAGATCGGCGGTCCGGAACGTCCGGCCGTCCATGCCGGGCAGGTCCGTCACGGTCGTCGCGCCGTCGCCGACGGACATGGCGGCGTACCGGGCGTCGAGGCGGGCCGGCGAGTTGCCCGCCACGAACGCGACGACCGACCCGTCCGGGGCGTGCTGCAGGTACCACCGGTTCACCGCGACGTCGGACCGGCTCATGTAGTCGACCGTCTCCTGCCCGAAGTACGCGAACAGCAGCAGCGGGAGGAGCACCGCGCTGATGACAGTCACGGACGCGAGCCGCGACCACGACGCGCGCAGGCCCGTCGCGCGTGGGAGGCGCAGGCAGACGGGCGCGGCGAGGAACGCCAACCAGGGGAGCGCGAAGAGGAGCGCCCGCAGCCAGCCCTCGCCGCCGTACGACTGCAACGCGGCCGGCACGATCGGCGCGGCGGCGAGTGCGGCGACCGTGAGATCGGCCCGCCGCTCGCGCATGCGGAGCAGGAGCCCGACCGCGGCGAGCACGACGACGCCCGCGACGAGCGCGACCTTCGCGAGGTCGACCACGTGGACGCCGGGTAGCGCGTGGCCGGCGCGGAACCCGGACGGGTGCGCGGTGGACACGGCGCCCGGGTTGAACAGCGCGAAGTGGTTCGACACGAACGGCCACGCGAAGGCGAGCCACGCGAACGTCGCCGCGAGCATCACGAGCGGGAGCCAGACCGGCCGGGCCTGGCGCAGCGCGACGAGCACGGCGACGAGCACCACGATCACGAACGGGGTCAGCTGGTGGCTGACGACGACCGCGGCGAAGCAGAGCGCGCCGCAGAGGAGCGCGGCGGGCGGACCGAGCGGCGCGCCGAAGCGCGCGCGGGTCGACGTCGCGCCGTGGAGACGGGCGAACCCCCAGTCCGCGGCGCGCGCCCATCGCTGCCCGGCGCGCGTCGTCGCCGCCCAGTCCCGCCGCGCGCAGCGCAGCACGATGCCGACGACGATCATCCCTTCGAAGAACGCGAAGGCCTGTGGCGAGAGGTAGTCCTGCCCGAGCCAGTTCGCGGCGAGGAAGATCCACACCGCGCACCAGATGACGCGCCGGTCACGGGTGAGGCCGCGGAAGCAGAACACCAACGCCGCCACGTTCAGCAGCTCGAACGCGGGTTGCGCCCATGCCGCGAACGAGATCGGGCTCCACCCCGTCACGCGGCTGAACCACGCGGCGAGCGCGAAGAACCCGGGCCAGTTCTGGTAGATGTCGACGTCCCGGTCCACGCTGCCGTGCACGGAGATGTACCGGATGACGCCGAGATGCTTGTACACCCACGCGTAGCGCGGCTCGGGATAGAGCGCGGCAGTCGTCGCGTGGAGGACGAGCACGAGCAGCACCGTGTACGCGGCGAGGACGAGCGTGTTGTGACCGTCGTCGCGTCGTGATGCGATCGCCCATCCGAACCCGACGGCGAGCGTCGCGAGCGCGAGGAAGTAGGTCCACGGCAGCGCCGACACGAGGCCGACGCCCGACTCGCCACCGACGTGCATGCGGCCGAGCGACGCCGCCCAGAGGACGGCGGCGTCCGCGAGCAGCACGGTGTGCACGACGAGCTCCGCGTCCAGACGCCGGGCCGGACCCTCAGGTGGCGACGGCGACACCGCCGCGAGCGCGGGCTGCGGCTCGGCGCTGCGCGCGAGGTTCCCGACCACCGCGTCGCGGGTGTCGTCGTGCACCCGCGACGCGCCGGTCGGCCGCAATGCGGGCGCGTCGCCACGGCCCACGTCGCCGGATGTTGTGCTGCCCGGCCCCGGATGCACCGACCCGGCGGTCCGCCGCACCCGCGACACGAGGACGCCGCCCAGCGCGACGAAGCTCAGCGCGGCGACCACGTCCGTCGCGACAGCCGGGTTCCAGGTGCGGAGGTTGACCATGACCTCCGCGCCGAGCGTCAGCAGCGCGAGCCCGACGCCGAACACGAGGCCCATCTCGGTGACGGGGTCCTCGAGGCGGAGCAACGACGTCAGCGCGAGGCCGGGTACGACGAGGAAGAAGCCCACGCCCACCGGGCCGCGGACGGTCGCGGGGACGTCGAGCGCGACCAGCAGCGGCGTGAAGACGCACAGGACCAACGCCGCGACCACGACGACGTCCCGGCGCCCGGCGCGCAATGCCGGGCGAGGCAGCGTGGGCAGCCCCGTCACGGCGTGCGGCCGTGGTCCGTTGCGGCGACGTCCTGGTCGTCGGCGACCATGCTTCCCCCTCGCCCACAGGAAGCCGTGCTGTCCTGCCCGCGCCGCAGCCGGCGCGTCCGGCGTGCCTGGTTACGTACCCTCGCCGCGCTGCCCGTGGAGCCGGCCGACCCCGGGCCGTGCCCCTTCTGCACGGTATGCGGTCTCCGCACCGGGGACAACGCGCGCGCCGACGGCTCAGGCAGAGGTCGCCCGGCGGCGCATGCGGGGGAAGTGAGCTCAGCGCGTGGCGGCGTACAGGGCGATCAGCGCCGCCGGCATCATCCAGTCCCAGTAGAAGATGAAGCCGGCGTTGTTCACCGAGAAGTTGTGCTCCACGACCATGTCGCGGACGTGCCCGGCCGCCGCGCCGACGAGGTACACGGTGGTCATGACGATGGTCGCCAGCCAGAAGCTGCGACTGTGCGTGAACTCGCACCACATGCCGAGGACCCCGAGGCCGAGGTTCGCCATCGCGACCTCGAACTGGAACCCGCTGTGCGTCGGCCAGCCGATCGACTCGGCGACCTGGTCGGCGAACACGGTGTGACCGATCGCGGCGACGAGCCCACCGACGCCGACGCCGTACATCAGGCCGTTGCGCAGCGCCTGGTGCTCCCAGCCGTGCGCGCCGTGCACGAGGACGAAGACCACCGTCGACACCAGCCACAGCACCGGGCCGACGAGGAGGACGCCGGCGTCACGCAGGAACCCCGTGACCCCGCCGCCGCCCGCGGTCCCCGGTGCGGTCGTGCCGTTCGTGGTCCCCGTCGTCGTGTCGCCCGTCACCACCGCCTCGCTCATGACCGTGTTCATCGGCGCGTCGTCCCGCCCGCTCGAGCGGAACGCGCGCGCCGGTGACGCCGTGACCCACGTCATGCTCGCGTCACGAATCACTTGCCCGCCTGCGCGGCCCGCCGATCATTGCGCCGTGGCCGGTATCACACCTCGCCGCCGACCGTCGCGCGTCCGCACGCGGCTCGTCGCGCTCGTGCTCGTCCCCGCGCTCGGCCTGGCGCTGTTCGGGGGGTACGAGGCGTACGAGCGCGCGGTCATGGCGTCACGCGCCCACGAGGTCGAGCAGCGAGTGACTCGCGCGTCGGACCTGCTCGAGCTGCGGATCACGCTCGCCGACGAGGCGTTCGCCGCCGGTGTGCTCGCGACCGGCAGCCAGTACGGCGTCGGGGCGGACGTGATGAGCCACCTCTTCCACACGGACCTCGTCGCCCGCCGCGATCGCGACCGCCGGACACTGGACCGCCTCGTCCGCACGTTGCGCGACCCCGGCCGGCTGACCACGACGTTCGCCCGTCTCCGCGCGCTGCGGGCCCACCTCGACCGGGATCCGGGCGACGTCGACGCGCTCCTCGCGGGCATGTCGTCGATCCAGACCGACGTGACGAACGCGTCGACGGCGGCGCTCCAGGACGCCGACGACGCGTCGTTCGGCGACGCCTCGTCCGTCGCGCTCCGCCGCGACCTGACCGTCCTCCGCCGCGCCGACCAGGCCGCGATCGGCGTCGGTGTGCAGCTCGACGCGTTCGGGCGGCTCCTCGCGCCGAGCGCCCCGAAGGACCGTGCCGCGTCGCTCGCGTACCTGCGCGAGGGGATCGGCATCCTGAACGCCGCCGAGACCGGGATCGACGGCCTCGCGACGAAGCCGGTGCTCGCGCGTTGGCACGCGGCGGCGCACGATCCCGCGTCGACGCGCACCGCGGCCGAGGCCGACCTCCTCGCGTCGCTCGCGCCGCCGGACCTGCCGAGCTTCGACCTCGCCCGGCTGGGTCAGATCTTCACCGACGGGATGCGCCGTCTCGACCTCTACGACGGGCTGACCGAGCAGGTCGCCGGCCAGGCCCGCACCGAAGCGGCGCGGTTGTACGACGACGCGATCGCGAACCTCCGCTTGACGGTGGGGGTCGCCGGCGCGCTCGTCGTCCTCGCGTTCGCGCTCGCGGTCGCGGTCGCGCGCTCCATCGGGCGCCCGCTCCTCGAGCTCGCGAACCGCGCGACGCGCGTGAGCGAGGGGGACCTGTCCGGTACGCCTCCGTCCGGGCGCGGTCCGCGCGAGCTGGTCGCGGTGTCGGCCACCATGGACGAGGTCGTCGCGAACCTGCGCCTCGTCGAGTCGCAGGTCGGCGCGCTGTCCGAAGGTCGCTTCGACGACGAGACGCTCGCGCAGCCCGTCCCGGGCCGGCTCGGCGCGCTGCTCCACGCGTCGGTCGCGCGGCTCTCGCACTCGATGGAGGAGCGCGAGGAGCTCGCCCGTCGACTGGCGTTCGAGGCGACCCACGACGCGCTCACCGGCCTCCCCAACCGGACGAGCGCCCTCGGCGTGATCGCGCATGCGGTCGCCCGGTGCCGCCGCGCCGGACGGGGTGTCGCGGTGCTCCACGTCCACGTCGACGGGGTGAAGCGCGTCAGCGACCGCTACGGCCACGACGCGGGCGACCGCACGCTGTGCGTCGTCGCCGAGCGGATCCTCGCAGCAGTGCGCGCCGGGGACGTCGTGGCCCGCGTCGGCGGCGACGAGCTCGCGGTCGTCAGCGAGGGGATCGACGACCCGCGCGACGTCGAGCACCTCGCGACGCGGCTGCTCGACGTCGTCCGCGAGCCGGTGGCACTCGGCGCGGCGGTGACGCGCGTGAGTGCGTGCGTCGGTGTCGCGCTCGGCGTCGACTGCACCGCGGACCCCGACGCGCTCCTGCGCGACGCCGGGCTCGCCGCCGAGCTCGCGAGCGCGAGCGGCAGCGGGCGCGTGGGGTGGTTCGACGACGCGATGCTCACCGAGCTCGTCCGCTGCGCCGACGTCGAGGACCAGGTCCGCGCCGCGCTCGCCAACGGCGAGCTCGTCCTGCACTACCAGCCCGTCGTGACGACCGCGTGCCTGCGTGTCGGCGCGGAGGCGCTCGTGCGCTGGCAGCGTCCCGACGGCGAGCTCGTCCCGCCCGGGTCGTTCATCCCGATCGCGGAGACCAGCGACCTCGTGATCGACATCGGCCGCTGGGCGCTGCAGCGCGCGTGCGAGCAGCTCGCGTCGTGGGGCGCGCACGAGCCCGGTGGGCACGACGCGTTCCACGTCTCGGTGAACCTGTCGGGCCGTCACCTGACGAGCCTGACCGTCGTCGACGACGTGCAGCGCGCGCTGCGCGAACGGGGTGTCGACCCGTCGCGCCTCGTCGTCGAGATCACCGAGACCGCGCTCGTCGACGACTTCGCGCTGGCGGCCGACCATCTCGGACGGCTCCGCGCCCTCGGTGTCCGCATCGCGATCGACGACTTCGGCACCGGCTACACGTCCCTCGCCCACCTGCGGCACCTGCCTGCCGACATCATCAAGATCGACCGCTCGCTCATCGTCGCCGCGGACGGGAACCCCGCCGCGACGCAGATCCTCGAGCTCGTCGTCGGCACCGCGCACGCGCTCGGCACGGTCGTGGTGGCCGAAGGGATCGAGACCGCGGAGCAGCTCGCGCTCGTGCGCGCGCTCGGGTGCGACCACGTCCAGGGCTACCTCACGGGCCGGCCGGTACCGGTCGAGTCGTTCACGGCGGATCCGGTCGGCACCGGCGCGTGATCGCATCACCGCTAGCCTGAGCGTCTCCATGCAAGTCCCGGCCGGGTGCGCGCGCGCCACCCGTCACGCCGCGTCGAGGAGGAGCAGCAGATGTTGGCAGCGTCGTCGCTGACGCTCGCAGCCGTGATCGCGGCGGTCGTCGCGTTCACCGGATGGTTGGTCGGGCTCGGTGCCCTGTTGGTGGTCGGCCGTCGCGACTTCGAGGCGCGCCACCCGCGCACGGCGCGGCGCCTCGACCGCACCGTCGTCGTGTCGTGGGTCGCGTCGACCGTGGTCCTGTTCGGTCCCGCGCTCGGCTTGACGATCGCCTCGCTGTCCGCCGACTGACCCGCCCGCCGCGGCGCGGCGCGCCCGACGGAGGCGACGTTGCCGCCACGGGCGGCCGCGCGATGCTGCCCTCCATGGCATCGACGTTCCGCACCGCTCGCGCGCGCCCCGTCGCGCGTGCGCTGCTCGCCGCCGCGGTCGCGCTCGTCCTGTTCGCGGCGGCCGCGTGCTCGGCGAGCGAGGCAGCGGCGGTCACGGTCGACGGCCAGCCGGTCTCGCAGAAGACGGTCGACCGCGAGCTCGGTGCGATCCGCGCCAACCCGCAGCTGCAGTCACAGCTCGCCGCGCCCGGCGCGTCGGCCACGATCGACGCGACGTGGATGACCGCAGTGGTCGAGACGGAGGTCGCCGCGCAGGCCGTCGCGCGCGAGCACGTGCACGTCACGAGCGACGACCGGGCCGCCGCCCAGACGTGGGCCGACGGGTACTTCGGCGACGCGAGCGTGTTCGCGGCGTTCCCGAAGTGGTTCCGGGACGAAGTGCTGGCGCGCTACGCCAACGTCCCCGCCATCGTGCGCACGCACGCGAAGAAGCCCACCGACGCCGACGTCCAGGCCGACTACGAGCAGTCGCTCGCGCAGAACTGTCCGTCGGGACGGCTCGTGTCGCACATCCTCGTGGCCACGCAGCAGGCCGCCCAGCAGGTGGAAGCGCAGCTCGCCGCGGGCGCGAACTTCAGCCAGCTCGCGCAGAAGGAGTCCACGGACACGGCGTCGGCATCGCGCGGTGGCGCGCTCGGGTGCATCGACAACCAGCAGCTCGACGCGACGTTCACCGCGGCGGCGAACGCGACCCCGGTCGGGAAGGTCTCGGCGCCCGTCCACACGCAGTACGGCTGGCACGTCATCAAGGTCGACAACGTGCGGACCGCAGTGCCGCTGGCCTCCGTCGCAGACGAGATCCGGGTCGACCTCGTCGAGCAGAGCCCGCAGGGCATGCAGGCGCTCGTGAAGCGGATGGCCGCCGCGAAGGTGGAGGTCGCGGCACGCTACGGCCGCTGGGTCGTGAAGAACGGCCAGGGCCAGGTGGAGGCGCGCACGCCGACGACGTCGACGACGGCGCGGTCGAGCACGAGCTCCACGACCGCGACGACGGCTGCGCCGACGACCACGAGCCGCTGACACCGGCGACCGGTAGCCTGGAGGCTCGCGCGTCGAAGGGGGCCTCGCATGGCGACGAACGACTCGACCGTCCCGAACGTCACGTGGCGGGGCGTGAACCACCTCGCGCTCGTCACGAACGACATGGACGCGACCGTGCGCTTCTACCACGGCGTGCTCGGCGCGCGGCTCGTCGCGACGATCGGGCATCCGCAGTTCCGTCACTACTTCTTCCAGATCGGCTCGAAGAACACGATCGCGTTCTTCGAGTACACGAACGCGCCCGCGACGCCGTTCGCCAAGCCGGCGGGCATCCCTGACGCGCGCGCCGCGCAGTTCGACCATCTCTCGCTGGACGTCGCGGACGAGGAGGCGTTGCATGCGCTGCAACGGCGCCTGAAGGCCGCGCACTGCGAGGTCACCGATGTCGTCGACCACGGCTTCATCCGGTCGATCTACTTCACGGACCCGAACGGCATCGCGCTCGAGGCGTCCTGGTGGGTCGTCGACGGCACCGCGGGCGAGACCGACTACTCGGACCGCCGCCTCTTCGCGGACGCCGACCCCGTCGCCGCGGTCCGCGAGCTGGAGAGCGACGGCACGCTGCGCTCCCTCCCCGAGACGCATCTCGTCTGACGCCACCGCTCGATCCCGCCTTCACGGAACGAGGGCGTGGGGAGTCTCAGGGACGTCTTGGGCTCCGCTCAGGGCCGCTTCAGGTCGGTCCGTCACGCTGCCCGGCATGACCACGACCACATCGGCGGCCACCGTCCCGGTCCCGACCGCCGACGACCGACCCGCCGTCGCCACGGCCATCCCCGACGTCGAGCTCGTGGTCCCCGTCCACGACGAGCAACGCGACCTCGAATGCTCCGTCCGGCGGCTCCACCGCTACCTGACCCGCAGCTTCCCGCTGTCGTGGGTCGTCACGATCGTCGACAACGCGAGCCGCGACCGCACGTGGCCGATCGCGTGCCGGCTCGCCTCCGAGCTCGACGGCGTGCGCGCGCTGCACCTCGACGAGAAGGGCCGAGGACGCGCGCTGCGCGCGGCATGGGGCGCGAGCGCGGCGCGCACGGTCGCGTACACGGACGTCGACCTGTCCACCGACCTGGACGCACTGTTGCCGCTCGTCGCGTCCGTGCTGACGGGTCACAGCGACGTCGCGGTCGGGTCACGGCTCGCGCAGGGCGCGCACGTCGAGCGGGGACCGCGCCGCGAGATCGTCTCGCGTACCTACAACGCGCTGTTGCGGCTCGTCACGCGCACGCCGGTCGTCGACGCCCAGTGCGGGTTCAAGGCGGTGCGCACGGACGTCGCGCAGGCGCTGTTGCCCCTCGTGCACGACGACGAGTGGTTCTTCGACACCGAGCTGCTGCTGCTCGCGGCGCACAACGGGCTGCGCGTCTCCGAGCTGCCGGTCGACTGGGTCGACGACGCGCACTCCAGCGTCGCGATCGTCCCGACCGCGATGGGCGACGTGCGCGGCGTCGTCCGCATGCTGCGCCGCTTCGCGCGCGGCGAAGGATCCCTCCCCCCGGGAGCGCTGGCGCCGGGCGGGTGCGCGCGTCACGCGCCCGCCCGGCGTTCGCGTCTGCGGTACGCGTCGGCGCTCGCGGTGCGGATCGGCGTGACGGCCTGCGCGGCCTACGGGGTCGTGAGCCTCGTGCGGGCGGTGGTCGGATGACGACGACGGCACCGCCCGACACCTGGTCCGTCCCGCCCGAGCCGGAGCCCGAAGGCGAGTCGGCGGCGAACCCGTCCGCGGTCGACACGCACGGACGCAACCTGCCCGCGTTCGTGCGTGGCCGGCCCGACGACCCCGCGTGGGTGCGTCCCGCGTTGCTCGCGCTGCTGCTCACCACCACCGTCCTCTACGTCTGGGGACTGGGTGCGTCGGGCTGGGCGAACAGCTTCTACTCGGCCGCGGTGCAGGCGGGGACGAAGAGCTGGAAGGCGTTCTTCTTCGGCTCGTCGGACGCCGCGAACTTCATCACCGTCGACAAGTCGCCCGCGTTCCTCTGGCCGATGGAGATCTCGGCGCGCATCTTCGGCGTGAGCTCGTGGAGCATCCTCGTCCCGCAGGCGCTCGAGGGCGTCGCGGCGGTGGGCGTGCTGTACCTCGCGGTGCGCCGCTGGTCGACGCCGTTCGCGGGACTCCTCGCCGGCGCGGTGCTGGCGGCGACGCCCGTCGCGGCGCTGATGTTCCGGTTCAACAACCCCGACGCGCTGCTCGTCCTCCTGCTGACGCTCGCCGCGTACGCGACCGTGCGCGCGATCGAGCACGGCTCGATGCGCTGGGTCGTGCTCGTCGGCGTGTTCGTGGGGTTCGCGTTCCTCGCCAAGATGCTGCAGGCACTGCTCGTCGTGCCCGGCTTCGGTCTCGCGTACCTCGTCGCCGCGCCCGGGACGCTGTGGCGGCGCGTCCGTCAGCTCGCGATCGCGGGCGTCGCGCTCCTCGTGTCGGCGGGGTGGTGGGTGGCCGCCGTCGCGCTCACACCGGCGTCCATGCGCCCGTACGTCGGCGGGTCGAGCAACAACAGCATCTTCGACCTGATCTTCGGTTACAACGGCTTCGGCCGGCTCAGCGGCAACGAGTCGGGCAGCGTCGGCGGCTTCGGTCAGGCCGGCGGGCGGTGGGGCCCGACGGGATGGGGCCGTCTCTTCAACGCGCAGTTCGGCGGCGACGCGTCGTGGTTG encodes:
- a CDS encoding GNAT family N-acetyltransferase is translated as MRFVTTPVPRDVWARVASADPQAMPSQTPEWLGTLPAHLVDASRLYETGTGRLAVLPLVRDRRFPRFAGVEGSYPATYGFGGVVAEGGTTADVVAAIVADLAATTGGLLALAIWPNPLQGEHWERACPPGWARTRRRAHVVDLRDGVDALWARMPGNGRRGVRRAERAEVHIETDCSGALLPAFFELLDESRERWARGGHEPAWMARWRARRDSVGAWQRTVDALSGRCRVSLASWQGEPVAGTIVLTGPNAHYTHGAMHKETAARCYANYALHWHEIRAAAASGASAYHMGESGASSSLARFKEQFGATPHDYADYRYERLPISRVDRALRTAVKRAIRFQEPGPA
- a CDS encoding DUF6790 family protein, whose protein sequence is MTWVTASPARAFRSSGRDDAPMNTVMSEAVVTGDTTTGTTNGTTAPGTAGGGGVTGFLRDAGVLLVGPVLWLVSTVVFVLVHGAHGWEHQALRNGLMYGVGVGGLVAAIGHTVFADQVAESIGWPTHSGFQFEVAMANLGLGVLGMWCEFTHSRSFWLATIVMTTVYLVGAAAGHVRDMVVEHNFSVNNAGFIFYWDWMMPAALIALYAATR
- a CDS encoding bifunctional diguanylate cyclase/phosphodiesterase is translated as MAGITPRRRPSRVRTRLVALVLVPALGLALFGGYEAYERAVMASRAHEVEQRVTRASDLLELRITLADEAFAAGVLATGSQYGVGADVMSHLFHTDLVARRDRDRRTLDRLVRTLRDPGRLTTTFARLRALRAHLDRDPGDVDALLAGMSSIQTDVTNASTAALQDADDASFGDASSVALRRDLTVLRRADQAAIGVGVQLDAFGRLLAPSAPKDRAASLAYLREGIGILNAAETGIDGLATKPVLARWHAAAHDPASTRTAAEADLLASLAPPDLPSFDLARLGQIFTDGMRRLDLYDGLTEQVAGQARTEAARLYDDAIANLRLTVGVAGALVVLAFALAVAVARSIGRPLLELANRATRVSEGDLSGTPPSGRGPRELVAVSATMDEVVANLRLVESQVGALSEGRFDDETLAQPVPGRLGALLHASVARLSHSMEEREELARRLAFEATHDALTGLPNRTSALGVIAHAVARCRRAGRGVAVLHVHVDGVKRVSDRYGHDAGDRTLCVVAERILAAVRAGDVVARVGGDELAVVSEGIDDPRDVEHLATRLLDVVREPVALGAAVTRVSACVGVALGVDCTADPDALLRDAGLAAELASASGSGRVGWFDDAMLTELVRCADVEDQVRAALANGELVLHYQPVVTTACLRVGAEALVRWQRPDGELVPPGSFIPIAETSDLVIDIGRWALQRACEQLASWGAHEPGGHDAFHVSVNLSGRHLTSLTVVDDVQRALRERGVDPSRLVVEITETALVDDFALAADHLGRLRALGVRIAIDDFGTGYTSLAHLRHLPADIIKIDRSLIVAADGNPAATQILELVVGTAHALGTVVVAEGIETAEQLALVRALGCDHVQGYLTGRPVPVESFTADPVGTGA
- a CDS encoding peptidylprolyl isomerase → MASTFRTARARPVARALLAAAVALVLFAAAACSASEAAAVTVDGQPVSQKTVDRELGAIRANPQLQSQLAAPGASATIDATWMTAVVETEVAAQAVAREHVHVTSDDRAAAQTWADGYFGDASVFAAFPKWFRDEVLARYANVPAIVRTHAKKPTDADVQADYEQSLAQNCPSGRLVSHILVATQQAAQQVEAQLAAGANFSQLAQKESTDTASASRGGALGCIDNQQLDATFTAAANATPVGKVSAPVHTQYGWHVIKVDNVRTAVPLASVADEIRVDLVEQSPQGMQALVKRMAAAKVEVAARYGRWVVKNGQGQVEARTPTTSTTARSSTSSTTATTAAPTTTSR
- a CDS encoding VOC family protein gives rise to the protein MATNDSTVPNVTWRGVNHLALVTNDMDATVRFYHGVLGARLVATIGHPQFRHYFFQIGSKNTIAFFEYTNAPATPFAKPAGIPDARAAQFDHLSLDVADEEALHALQRRLKAAHCEVTDVVDHGFIRSIYFTDPNGIALEASWWVVDGTAGETDYSDRRLFADADPVAAVRELESDGTLRSLPETHLV
- a CDS encoding glycosyltransferase, translating into MTTTTSAATVPVPTADDRPAVATAIPDVELVVPVHDEQRDLECSVRRLHRYLTRSFPLSWVVTIVDNASRDRTWPIACRLASELDGVRALHLDEKGRGRALRAAWGASAARTVAYTDVDLSTDLDALLPLVASVLTGHSDVAVGSRLAQGAHVERGPRREIVSRTYNALLRLVTRTPVVDAQCGFKAVRTDVAQALLPLVHDDEWFFDTELLLLAAHNGLRVSELPVDWVDDAHSSVAIVPTAMGDVRGVVRMLRRFARGEGSLPPGALAPGGCARHAPARRSRLRYASALAVRIGVTACAAYGVVSLVRAVVG